The Carnobacterium divergens nucleotide sequence CAACAGAAGGTCCCGTTGAATGGCTTGTATTTAAAATGCCCGTTTACATGCGCCAAGGACTTTTAAAAGCTTTTGAGGAGCAGATTGGCAAAACCAATCGTCCTGTTCAAGAAAGAAAAGGGCGGCCCGTTTATTTAGCAGACAACTAGCCTTAATTAGTGAAATCTGCTTGACAAATAAGATTGAAACATAGTAAGATTGATTTATCAAAGAAAACAAAGGAGTGCCACACATGAAAACAACACCAACGAATCTAAAACAATTAAATCGCAATTGGCAAAGCCAAAATAGATAGGTTGGATTTCATGAGAGTACTCATAGATGCAGCCTTCAGACAGACTTTCTGAACTTGTATCTATGTTGGTTTATTTGAGAATTTACATTAAAATTCCACCGCATAGAAACGGATACCCTGATTCTATGTGGTTTTTGTTTTGCTAAAAACAGCTTCCACAATGGTTCTATTCATTGGGAAGCTGTTTTTTTATTCATAAAATAGGTAGAGGAGTTTTATAAATGAGACAATGGACTAGTCAACGATGGCAAAGCAAAAAGACGATATCAAACAATGAAATAATAATTTATTGGAGGAAAAACAATGAAAAAAATGATTGGTTTTATTACCGTATTGGTTATTCTGTTAAGCGTTGCGTTTGTAACAGAAACTAAAAAACAAGCAACAAAAGAAAAAGAGATTCCAATTGTAGGAATTTTACAACTAACGAGCCATCCAGCACTGGATAAGATTTATGAAGGCATCATGGATGCTCTAAAAGAAGAAGGGTTTGTCGATAAAAAAAATATCAAAATTGATTTTCAAAATGCACAAGGAGATCAAAGCAATTTAAAAACAATGAGTGAACGTTTTGCCAATGAACAAGCTGCTGTAATGGTAGGAATTGCTACACCTTCAGCACAAGCATTAGCAAATGCTTCAAAAGAAATCCCAATTGTTTTAGGTGCTGTAACAGATCCAAAAGGTGCAGGATTAGTGGCAGACAATCAGCATCCAGGAGGTAACATTACTGGTGTAAGTGATTTAACGCCAATCAAAGCACAGTTTAACTTAATCAAAACCCTTCTTCCAAACGCTAAAAAAATAGGCATTATCTATTCATCAAGTGAAGATAATTCAGTTGTTCAAGGCAAACAAGCAGAAGAAGAAGCCAAAAAATCGGGTTTAGAACCTATTACAGCAACGGTTTCTTCAACTAATGATGTTAATCAAGTAGCCACTAACTTAGCTGAAAAAGTTGATGCTATCTATGTTCCCGCTGATAATACCGTGGCTAGTGCCATGAATACTTTAATTTCAGTCACAGATGCCAAAGGAATTCCTGTATTTCCAGCTGTCGATACAATGGTAGCTGAAGGTGGGTTAGCAACCGTTGGATTAAACCAATACGAACTAGGAAAAATGACGGGGAAAATGACGGCTGATTTATTAAAAGGGAAGAAAAAAGCAGCAACTACACCGATTGAATATTTAAAACATGGAGATACCATTATTAATCCTAAAAAAGCAGAAAAACTAGGCATCACCATTCCGAAAGAAATGTTAGATCACGCAATCATCAATTAATGAGTATTGGAGGAAGAATAAATGAATTTAATCGTTACAGCAACTTCACAAGGATTATTATGGGGCGTAATGGCGCTAGGAATTTTTATTACCTTTAGAATTTTAGATTTACCTGATATGACAGCAGAAGGGTCCTTTCCTTTAGGTGCTGCCGTTTGTACCAAGTTAATATTATCAGGTGTTCATCCAATAGTGGCAACACTAGTCGCATTTATTAGTGGCATGTTGGCAGGGGCCATCACAGGATTTTTAATTACAAAATGCAACATTCCAGGATTACTAGCTGGAATTTTAACGATGACGGGTTTGTATTCCATTAATCTTCGAATTATGGGACGTGCTAATTTAAGCCTACTTGGCAAGGAAAAGCTTAATGATCTGCTTCGCCCCTTACAGTTACCAGCGCAATTTGATACGATTTTAATTGGTTTGATTATCGTAGTGGTCGTTATTCTTTTATTGATCCTCTTTTTTAACACAGAATTAGGTCAAGCCTTAATTGCTACTGGAGACAATGAAATCATGGCTCGTTCACTAGGTGTTTCTACAAATAAAACTAAAATTTTAGCGTTAATGTTATCCAACGGCATGATTGCTTTTGCTGGCGGGTTAATCACACAAGATAACGGCTATGCAGATATCAGCATGGGGATTGGGACCATAGTTATTGGATTAGCTTCAGTTATCATCGGAGAAGTCGTTTTTGGCAACCTCTCATTAGGAAATCGATTGATTTGTGTGATTCTTGGAGCGATTATCTACCGTTTGATTATTACTTTCGTGTTAGTTATTGGCTTACAACCAAATGATTTGAAACTCTTTTCAGCTATCATTTTAGCTGTTTGTTTGGCACTCCCAAGCCTACGCTTAAAACTAAACTTAAATTTCTTTGCTAAAAAGGAGGAAGCCTAATGACTCAAGAAATTCTAACCTTATCACATATCGAAAAAACATTTAATAAAGGAACGATTAATCAAAATCAAGTTTTAAAAGGCATTGATTTAACTGTTAATGAAGGCGACTTTATCACCATTATCGGTGGAAACGGTGCTGGTAAATCCACACTGCTTAATAGTATCGCTGGAAATTTTTTACCTGACGCAGGACGCATTTCTATCGAAGGCAATGATGTAACAAAATTAAAAGAGCACCAACGAGCAGCATTGGTTGGTAGAGTATTCCAAGACCCAAGAATGGGGACAGCTTCGCGAATGACGGTTGGAGAAAATATGTCGATGGCTTACCGCAGAGGTCAAAAAAGAACGTTGCGTAAAGGCAATACTCAAAAAGAGCGAACT carries:
- the trpX gene encoding tryptophan ABC transporter substrate-binding protein gives rise to the protein MKKMIGFITVLVILLSVAFVTETKKQATKEKEIPIVGILQLTSHPALDKIYEGIMDALKEEGFVDKKNIKIDFQNAQGDQSNLKTMSERFANEQAAVMVGIATPSAQALANASKEIPIVLGAVTDPKGAGLVADNQHPGGNITGVSDLTPIKAQFNLIKTLLPNAKKIGIIYSSSEDNSVVQGKQAEEEAKKSGLEPITATVSSTNDVNQVATNLAEKVDAIYVPADNTVASAMNTLISVTDAKGIPVFPAVDTMVAEGGLATVGLNQYELGKMTGKMTADLLKGKKKAATTPIEYLKHGDTIINPKKAEKLGITIPKEMLDHAIIN
- a CDS encoding ABC transporter permease, which codes for MNLIVTATSQGLLWGVMALGIFITFRILDLPDMTAEGSFPLGAAVCTKLILSGVHPIVATLVAFISGMLAGAITGFLITKCNIPGLLAGILTMTGLYSINLRIMGRANLSLLGKEKLNDLLRPLQLPAQFDTILIGLIIVVVVILLLILFFNTELGQALIATGDNEIMARSLGVSTNKTKILALMLSNGMIAFAGGLITQDNGYADISMGIGTIVIGLASVIIGEVVFGNLSLGNRLICVILGAIIYRLIITFVLVIGLQPNDLKLFSAIILAVCLALPSLRLKLNLNFFAKKEEA